aaatactataaATAAGTTGCTATTTAAGTTAGGAATGAGCCCGAGAGTGTGGCTGTTTTTGTGCACAGTGCACAGGAGAGGTAGCTCTGGAGGGGATGGGGTGTTTCCAAGGCTCAGGACCCTGCTGCCTGGTTGGGCACTGAGGTCACTGGGTTTCTCAAAGCTCCCAGGCCCCTCAGGCATTCAGCTCCAGGTCGTTGATGTATTCCTGGACCCAGTCCTCACTGGGGTCAGCACAGACCTGCCGGCTCCTTTTGGTTTCAAAGctgtggagaggaggggaaggattACCCACTGAGGAATCCAGCAGGGGGATCCTGGGCCCACCACGGCCCCTCTACCCTACTCCCTGTCCTGGGCAGCCCAGGCTTGCCCACTCCTCCGGGACCCTCTGCCTATCTCAGCCCAGAGAGCTGCTCTCCCTGACTCGGGAGCCCCTCAGAGGGTCCTGCTGCCACCTCCTCCCATCCTTTCCCTCGGGGCTGGACCAGCCTCCCTGACTCTGCAAGCCTGGCCAGGTCAGGTCACACCTAAGTCCTGCACACTCgagaggccccagagggctgcGCTTTCTAGGATGGCACCCCTGGCCCATCTGTGCTTTTGGATGCTGGCCCCTCAATACCCTGCTAACTCCCCAGAGATGGGCAGGAAGACTGGCACTTACATGACACCAGGCTTGGAGCACTGACTGCTGGTCTCAAAATAGTCGACTATGAATTTCCGAGGAATCTGCCGGCCGTAGGAGAAGCAGCAGGCAGTTGGGGTGTCAGCACCAACTGTGGAGGAATGGGCCCAAGTCATTATTCAGAAGAAAAGGTGAGCTCTGAGATCTCTGGGCTGGTGAGGAGGACTcggagggagggagacagcctTGGCCAGGGTGTGGGCTGGGGGACAAGCCACTGGGAATATCCCTGTCTCTGTCCTGGTTTctgttcccttctttcttttgacTCTTCACTGTGGGCTTTCTCTGCATGCTCCAAACATTCAGACATCCCACTTCCCTTCAAGAAATTGGGTCTGGTTCAAGAAGTCACATCCCAGCAAAAGAAAACCCTCAGGGGTCTCTCCTAAGACATCCAAGGAACAGAGCTTCTGGGGGGACCTAGGGAGAGTTCATGGAAAAATGACACCCCTGGGAGGTAACCAGACTTAGATTGCAACTCTTGTTTAGGTCCctattttgtcatctgtaaaatgggattgtAACTTCCCTACCCAACCCTGGCTCCAGATCTGGGGACCCCCtttattataaagattaaaaaaaaaaaaagccttgaagAGAAAGGCCAAGGTGTTCTGTCACCCTTGAAGgagttctctcttttttcttggggGCTCTCAAAGCCACAAGAAAAGATTGGTGTGATCTGACTGTGGCCAGACAGTGGGGACACCCTCAGCTCCAACAAGGACTCACATGGCGCAGAGAAGACCTGGCTGCAGAGGGCCATGGCGCAGAGGAGGATGGTGAGGGCAGCCGCGGGCACCTTCATGACGCTGAGCGGACGGAGGGTGGCCTGGAGTGTCAGCAGAGCCGGGGTGGGACTGGGCACTCGCTGCTGCCTGTGTCCTTCTGCAGTGGGAAGCCATCTCCCCTGCTCTTTATAAGCAGCCCTGGCAGATGGGGAAGTGGAATCCGGGGGTGAGGAGGAAAATTTTTAAGCATAGTGGTGCTTTCACACTGAGTGTTGCACAACTCAGGGTTGCCGGCAGCCACAGCAGCTCAGGATATCTGAGAATAGCTTCTCTGAGCTCTAAGACTCAGCCTGCAACACATGACTTGTTCTGGTTTCATGTGAGGAAATGGTTTTCCCCATGAGCAGGAGGAGAGTGGTGTGTGTCCACCCGGGGCTATTCTTAGCTGGTCCTTTCCCATCATGAACTCCAGCCGCATCCTTCTTACAGAGCTGAGACTTCTGTGCTTCCTCAGCTGTTCTGACCAACGGATGGACCAATGGATGGGGAAGACGTGCTGATGCCCTGGAGGGTGACATGAGCCTCCCTTGGATGCAAAGAATCCCCACTAGAGGATGAGGTCATGTTCCTGTCACTTGTCCATTCATCAAACAGTCACTGAGGGACTAGGGGCACTGGGTTAAACACTCACTGAAGGAGACATTAGATGTGGGTGTTAATATGTCAGAAGCCTAAAAATACTTATATCCGCTAGCCTAGAGAACACATTTCTAAGAAAGCATTCTAAAGAAATAAGCCTAAATACAGAGGCATCTTCAGAGCTGAAGATGCTAACCCAGCATCATCTGAAACTCCAAATAAGGAAACCCGAATGTCCTCTATCAGGGAATAATGAAGTGATGGTGTAGCCACTGGAATTGTTTACTGTTAAGCTGTTAAACTAAAGGAAGTTGCATGAATGTAATCATAACACCactcgtaaaaaaaaaaaaaaaagacaaaatattgtaCAAGTTGTACAAGatgaaaaattatacaaatgtgtgtatatgtgtatacacacatatatgataaATATTGTAACCATAGTATGTATATATGGTtatagtgtacacacacacacacacacacacacacacacagcctaggcacgaaaaaaataaaaagctttggaAATAAATACCCAAagcatttatttcctctttttctgacattttctcatttttggggggagtaaGAATGTACTACCTTTGTGGTCAGTCCACAAATTTATGGACACGTTCTGTTTTAAAACACACCACCACCAGCTGGAAAGCAGGTTGTTGTCAATTGCTTAATTTGGGAGAATTTTTTGATTCGTAcactaaagtttcttttcaatgggcTTTGCTACAATGAAGCCttgatttctgtttctctgaactATTTTGAGGAACCTGTTAGGTATTTACATAAGTAATGCCAAATTCAAAGcagttttctgattcttttcaatTCACGATTTCAGTGGTGTGAAAAGAGTCTTATTTTCTTAGCCTGATCTATAtacttgtttcttttccttcctttattattttattacagaACTAGTAAGCATAAATCACATTTTGTATTGAGAGATAGATTTAGCTCTTTCTAATAATCTTTGTCCTCTGGATGCGCAGTCTAGTAGGAGCAAGTGGAGTGTGTAAACAGGTCACCACAGCATTTAGCAGAAAGTGCTAAGGTTCTTCGGAGGAAAGTAAAGTTTAGAATGTGAGGAGGAGGGAGCCATGACCTCCCTTGGGAGGACAAGAGAAGGCTTCACGGGAGGGGTGAAATTTTGGTTGGGTCTTTAAAGTTACCTAGGATTTGAAGATGTATAGACGAGGTGGCAGTAACGGCCCAGCTGGTGCAGACTTGCAGGTGTGAAATTGCTGCTTCACAGGGAGGAGTGACTAGTTCAGAGCAGCCGCAGAGAGGGGGAGCAGATATAGATGAGGATGCTAAATGAGGGCTAAACCAAGAGGGCTTTGGATCCCCGCCCCCTCTCCAAGGAACTAGAACAATGAAGGAAATAAGACAGAAGCAAAGTGAGACCACACCTTAGGAACTCAGTCCTTCCTGTGCCTGTAGAGTTAAGTTACTTCTCTTAAAACCCAAGGGCTGTGTTTCCATCCTATCCCTGTGATCCCTAATGCTGCTCGTGAGGGGCGAAGGGTAGCCTGGAGCAGGCAAAGCAAAGGCAAAACTGGGGGCAGTGGCAGGCAGGTTTCACTGGGGCTTTAACACCCAGGTTTCACTGGGGCTTTAGCACCCAGCTGTTTTCCTCTGTTACTGTCAACTCCAAAAAAAGGAGTCTATCACTTGCTTCATTGGAAACTCTAGATCACAGAcagtgcctcctcctccccctgacccactctgctccagccctcAGGCAATTACATCCCCTCATTTACTTCTTGGGGAACCCCCGCCATCCTCGTGATTCAATTTCTGAGAGCCGTTGtctctgaggaggaggagaagaaggaaatggaaactGCTGAATCAATCACGTTTCTCATAATGGACCTTAATACCCCCCTCTACTATTACAGCACCTACCACATTGTGTTATAATTAGTTACAGTGTAATGGTCTCCTCAAAAATGCAGACCGTGCCCTGTTGATTTTAAACTAAATTCATGCCACGTCTTGGTGGATTTAAACCAAATTCTAGCACATGATGATTGTAACATGATGAATTTTTCTGACACAATCCCTATTTCttataattttgttctttttaataaagGCGATTTATTGAATATAAAATTCTATCGTAGTGATTATATATTTGGAAGATTTTTCATACCAATCCTAAAACCAGGAAGTAGCCCTTTGTCCCATGTGTTTCTTGAATCAGAAAATGATATACtgggagacggagaagatggcggagtagaaggacgctcgcaggtcaccctctcccacaaatacaccaagacccacatctacagacccactcagccaaccagagcacctatggaactccgacagaacatcgccctcttcaaaagataaagacgccaaaaatctggtaggagaaaaggaaaaaagaaagaacaaaaggcaaagcagcgctgGACGGGTCCCGCctggagggagtggcaaaggaggactggcgctcgctcgctgggtctcccctctccaactgagaggccagcgggacggagggggagcctccggggctcggatctgtacagagcagcccttgactaacagaactaagttaaacgggcacagagcgtccccccgacacccagcctgagacgcgggccggcagccgcgggcagggccaggctgcacaagccgggcggaggacggaagtggctgcacggaggcagccccgggggaacgcaaggggctgcgcgccgtggctgtgggtgcacagggcagaacaacctgggccctccataaaacagcaaggttgatgtgctctcgggggaagggtgcacacccccatctctgaaaacccgcggaaagtttttgggggaagagaggcggggttcaggcacagccgccatatcctccgcgctgagcacccaggcgggggcgggggcgaaacctgcatccgcaccaaagggcttggcagcctcaaaggccagactgagactggcctgcagcccggggcagataggatccttccatcctggtccctcagagaacttgctccacaaagacaaacagggagctgggttttggctcggagcagggacagggctgtcccttggtcttccccgagcccacccgcggagcgccgaccagggcggagcgcgcagccgcacagagcagtggagctaccggcggcggcgcaggtagagcgagagcggccctccgcctttcgggcaggaacacagcccctgaccgaggtgctgggagggggcacgacccgccctcctaccctgccagtctgcaacatctgactgcggcatccggaggggcagcgacccgccagcccacagcagagagctgcacctgacccagtgttaggaggaggcgcgatctgcttgccgacaggtgctgggagcagcacagaagagggcgccaacggagggcctctgaaaacagcaagctgagcttccaaaacaggacgaagacagaaagacttcacagtaaaagcacacagactccaggagaacaccgacaacccccccccccttttttttaaatctgtttttacctgttctattttctattactctcttaatctttacttcttaattcatttctatttctcttgggttttgatgtcctgctattgattagacacaggtttcgaatacatctattcatcaccccccccctttttttgtaaaggtttcaaaaggacatctcaacccgattaatactctgcttcaactcactcttctgtTATTCATTATAcagttttcaaaccctctttctcccttcttttaaaattctttctctctctctcttatttttttttcttttttttcctaagttctattcctaaataggcatcagatagataaaatccttaaggaccaaaataaacaactgatcctccataaaccacagtgctaaagaggtatgagcaagatgaagaagcagaaaaacctttcccaattaaaagaacaagagaaatcccctgaaagaaagatcaacgaaatagacatcgatagcctactagatcaagatttcaaaaaaggagtgatcgaattgctgaaggaattaaaagagatagtgtttagagatataaaatatgtcaaaaatgaaattgaagctataaagaagagccaagtagaatgggtaaactcattgacagagatgaggaatgatctaatagctgtgcaaagccgactagataatgcagaggaacgaattagtgatctagaagacagggcaatagaaagcacccattcagaagaactacaagagaagaaaaaaaaaaaaataatgaaaatagcataagggacctatgggataatataaagcgtcccaatcttagcttaataggggtcccagaaggagaagaaagatcaaaggggattgaaaaggtttttgaagaaatcatgactgaaaacttcccaaacttaaagaaggaatcagatatccaagtacaggaagctcagagggtcccaaacaggaagaacccaaatagacccacaccaagacatatcataatcaagatggccagagtcaaggataaagaaatgattctaaaggcagcaagagaaaagcaaagagtaagttacaagggaacccccataaggctctcagctgatttctctacacaaacactacaggccagaagggagtggcaagatatattcaaagccctgaatgaaaaaaagatgcagcctaggatcctttatccagcaaggctatccttgaggatagaaggagaaataaagaatttcacagacaaaaaaaaaaaaaaaaaaaaaagctgcaggagtttagcaacactaaacccatgctaaaagaaatattgaaagggctattctaaacagaaaagcagcaggatgctacagaaatgagaaacacacaactggaaaggtgacaactcatgaattacaaataaagtaaacatgaaattataaaagaagacatacaaatcactgagagtgggagagggaggcagggaaatacagaatatttttttctttcttttttaaattttttttttaacagtaggatgggtttgagatcatgttactatcagtttaataaaaacagttatagtaatgggttgatagatttacaaaaaagggtaaccacaagccaaaaatttacaaaggagtcacaaaaagtaaataaaatccatgataatacaaaggaaaattaccaaaccacaaaaggaagaagaaaggaacaaagaggatataccaattcactgcaaagataagttcaaaatggcaataaacacacatctatcattaattactgtaaatgttaatggactaaatgctccagtcaaaagacacagagtggcagactggataataaagcaagaaccttcaatatgctgcatacaagagacccactttagggagaaggacacatatagattgagagtgaaaggatggaaaaggatattccatgcaaatggaaaagccaaaaaagcaggtgttgcagtattgatttcagacaaaatagactttaaaacaaaggccataaagaaagataaagaaggacattttataatgattaaaggagtgatacaagatgaggatattacactcgttaatatatatgcacccaatataggagcacctaagtacatacaagaattactaacagagataaagggggatattgatgggaatacaatcatagttggagattttaacactgcattaacatcactagacagatcttccagacagaaaataaacaaggcaacagagaagttaaatactacaatagaaaaactagatttggtggatattttcagagcatgacaccccccaaaaataggatatacattcttttcaagtgcacatggaacattttccaggatcgatcatgtacttgggcacaaaagaaacctcaacaattttaagaagatagaaattatctcaagcatctttgctgaccacaatgccatgaaactggaaatcaacaacagagaaacaaaggagaaaaaaaggaaagcatggagattaaacaatatgttattgaaaaaacaatggatcaatgaggaaatcaaagctgaaattaaaaaataccttgagacaaatgataatgaaagcacaaccactcaaaacctatgggacacagcaaaggcagtgctaagagggaagtttatagcgatacaggccttcctcaaaaaagaagaacaatctcaaataaacaatttaacccaccacctgaatgaattagaaaaagaagaacaaaaagccccgaaaagcagcagaaggaaggaaataataaagatcagagaggaattaaatacaatagagattaacaagaccatagaaaaaatcaaccaaaccaaaagctggttttttgaaaaagtaaataaaatcgacaaacctctggccaaactcacaaagaagaaaaaagagagagcacaaattagcaaaataagaaaggaaaatggagaaattacaacaaacaaaatagaaatacagaatatcatacgagaatattatgaaaaactatatggaaccaaactggataacctagaggagatggacaagtttctggaaacatactgtccaccaaaactgaatcaagaagaatctgaacacttgaacaatccgatcactagaaaggaaatagaaatagcaattaaaaacctccctacaaataaaagtccaggaccggacggcttcaccagggaattctaccaaacatacaaagaagaactcataccagtccttctcaaactcttccagacgattgaaaaggagggaatactcccaaactcattctttgaagccaccatcaccctgataccaaaaccaggcaaagacactacaaaaaaagagaattataggccaatatcactgatgaacatagacgccaaaatcctcaccaaaattttagcaaatagaatccaacaacacataaaaaagattatacatcatgaccaagtggggttcatcccagggacacaaggctggttcaacatacgcaaatcaatcagtgtaatacatcacatcaacaagagaaaggacaaaaaccacatgatcatctcaatcgatgcagaaaaagcatttgataaaattcaacacccatttatgataaaaactctcgccaaagtgggtatagagggaacatatctcaacatagtaaaagctatatatgacaaacctacagccagcatagtactcaacggtgaaaaactcaaaagcttcccactaaaatctgggacaagacaaggctgcccactatcaccactcctattcaacatagtcctggaagtcctagccacagcagtcaggcaagagaaagaaataaaagggatccaaattggaaaagaagaggtaaaagtgtcactatatgctgacgacatgttactatatatagaaaaccctaattggtccacacaaaagctactagagctgattgaagaattcagcaaggtagcaggttacaaaattaacgttcaaaaatcagttgcatttctttacactaacgatgaatcaacagaaaaagaaagtaaagaaacaatcccctttaaaatagcacccaaagtaataaaatatctgggaataaatctaaccaaggaggtgaaagaattatacacagaaaactataaaccattgatgaaggaaattaaagaagactttaaaaaatggaaagatattccatgctcttggattggaagaatcaatattgttaaaatggtcacactgcccaaggcaatctagacatttaatgcaatccctatccaattacccaggacatatttcacagaactagaaaaaatcataatcaaattcatatggaaccatcaaagacctagaattgccaaagcattactgaagagaaagaaagaggctggaggaataactctcccagacttcagacaatactatagagctacagtcatcaagacagcatggtattggtaccaaaacagacatatagaccaatggaacagaatagagagcccagaaatgaacccacaaacttttggtcaactcatctttgacaaaggaggcaagaatatacattggaataaagaca
This is a stretch of genomic DNA from Camelus bactrianus isolate YW-2024 breed Bactrian camel chromosome 16, ASM4877302v1, whole genome shotgun sequence. It encodes these proteins:
- the LOC105064292 gene encoding C-C motif chemokine 3-like; the encoded protein is MKVPAAALTILLCAMALCSQVFSAPFGADTPTACCFSYGRQIPRKFIVDYFETSSQCSKPGVIFETKRSRQVCADPSEDWVQEYINDLELNA